In bacterium, the genomic stretch CCTCGCTTCGATGCCTTCGTGACTTCAATCCCGTTCACGAACTGAATTCCATCCAGCACCTTGGCCACCAAATGCGACCCATCGAGTCGCCGCCAGCGGTGGCCCGCACGCTGGACTAAT encodes the following:
- a CDS encoding IS256 family transposase translates to SNPIESIFAQVRLRTRATRRMQTARAGLYLVFQLVQRAGHRWRRLDGSHLVAKVLDGIQFVNGIEVTKASKRGAAA